A genomic stretch from Acropora palmata chromosome 13, jaAcrPala1.3, whole genome shotgun sequence includes:
- the LOC141864351 gene encoding uncharacterized protein LOC141864351 has protein sequence MSSPLTKLSSSSSIGCPGYSLNQSTVAFLPEKSDKAKSSSRINYRVVKIVLAALPIFLLLTLVIVLLILLTRSKPDLPMKNGIQFTKCNYSDEAKLVGLDSFLDELVRKYFELVPEKLGSKPGVTVEEIHRNFRPYDPRPSAIKNFTDGVRSLHETLEVIIGKANGSLLKLRENKAMYVAQQLLRHSVFGGPYNRDYYAGDWMFEPNMYCWQPICGVLSNLNEVIFYFMPGNLSGIEAIEQLLKKHNETFSQYIENLKLGVATGMVRSKESCTAGIIAIKRNYYDIAEKKEFGIFNTNLGKTILRKSFTKKITSKMNDTWYKTRGEGVHESLKRFLLVYLGEPLNRLIRYLETEHIIYCYREVHGMANLPLPFVYVNGVRDPSQPTTGRLPNGEPINISYSYVKLLSFFTSGKISPMELKKMGHQKLKALLDQAKELAKQYTGIEDVNSAVSQFRSILESRDMFFNDVAFPANESGDEAFMRCANAKGASVFCLVRWKTLQKWIDSTKQTASFLKPKIKPLFYDAPPNKTTASCGISVRGEYNPTVCFHGYVENLGCKVSAYQTLPFFMDNFGPKYTEYTTTAHEQSPGHHLEVQGYAENFADDCDDIISWISSPNYLPSFTEGWATYVENPLMVEETDVYANLQDKNVLLQKYGMLKYQILAALRSVLDTSVNYFKMTRERAKQLYDEYAWDRGDLASKDITRYQSAPATVTSYMIGRETFVQLKKQAERELGSDFSIKEFHYQLLRQGEIPLTYMKMHIARFIECKKDSSKPGCKEILSSH, from the exons ATGTCGTCGCCGCTCACTAAATTATCGTCCTCGTCCTCGATTGGATGTCCGGGCTACTCTTTGAATCAATCCACAGTTGCATTTTTGCCGGAAAAGTCGGATAAAGCGAAATCAAGTTCGAGGATTAACTATCGGGTGGTCAAAATAGTTTTGGCAGCCCTGCcaatttttctccttttgaCATTAGTTATTGTTCTTTTAATTCTTCTAACGAGAAGTAAACCTGACCttccaatgaaaaatggaatTCAATTTACAAAATGCAATTATTCCGACGAAGCAAAATTGGTAGGTTTGGACTCGTTTCTGGACGAACTTGTGCGGAAATACTTCGAGCTGGTTCCGGAAAAGCTCGGATCGAAACCAGGTGTTACTGTAGAAGAGATACATCGAAATTTCCGACCCTACGATCCTCGCCCGAGCGCCATCAAAAACTTTACCGACGGAGTCCGAAGTTTACATGAAACGCTTGAAGTGATAATCGGAAAAGCGAATGGATCACTGTTGAAGTTGCGAGAGAACAAGGCGATGTATGTTGCGCAACAGTTGCTTAGGCACTCAGTATTTGGGGGACCATACAATAGAGATTACTACGCTGGTGATTGGATGTTTGAACCGAATATGTACTGCTGGCAGCCAATTTGTGGTGTTCTAAGCAATTTGAATGAAGTAATCTTCTATTTCATGCCTGGAAATCTGTCAGGAATAGAAGCGATTGAGCAACTATTAAAGAAACACAATGAAACGTTTTCACAGTACATTGAAAATCTCAAACTGGGTGTTGCCACAGGAATGGTACGCTCCAAGGAATCTTGCACTGCGGGCATTATTGCtatcaaaagaaattattatgaCATCGCTGAGAAGAAAGAATTTG gaatttttaatacaaaCTTGGGAAAAACAATCCTTCGTAAAAGCTTCACGAAAAAAATCACTTCAAAAATGAACGACACGTGGTACAAAACACGTGGTGAGGGCGTGCACGAGTCACTCAAACGATTCCTATTGGTTTACTTGGGAGAACCGCTGAACAGGCTTATAAG ATATCTCGAAACAGAGCACATTATTTACTGCTACAGGGAAGTTCACGGCATGGCTAACTTACCACTTCCTTTTGTTTATGTGAATGGTGTACGAGATCCTTCCCAGCCAACAACTGGAAGACTTCCAAACGGCGAGCCTATCAATATCTCCTACTCATATGTAAAACTGCTGTCTTTCTTCACGAGCGGTAAAATATCTCCCatggaactgaaaaaaatgggTCATCAAAAACTTAAAGCCTTGCTCGACCAG GCAAAAGAGCTGGCGAAGCAGTACACAGGCATTGAAGACGTGAACTCAGCGGTGTCGCAATTCAGATCCATCCTCGAGTCACGTGATATGTTCTTTAACGACGTCGCATTTCCCGCGAATGAATCTGGAGACGAAGCATTTATGAGATGCGCGAATGCAAAAGGAGCTAGTGTTTTCTGTCTCGTTCGGTGGAAAACATTACAGAAATGGATAGATTCAACTAAACAA ACGGCGAGTTTTCTGAAACCAAAGATTAAACCTCTCTTTTATGATGCCCCCCCTAACAAGACCACGGCCAGTTGCGGTATTTCTGTGCGGGGAGAGTATAATCCAACTGTTTGTTTCCATGGCTACGTAGAGAATTTGGGCTGCAAAGTATCCGCATATCAGACGCTACCATTCTTCATGGATAACTTTGGTCCAAAATATACAGAATATACGACAACCGCTCATGAACAATCACCAGGTCACCATTTAGAG GTTCAAGGTTATGCGGAAAATTTTGCTGATGATTGTGATGACATTATTTCATGGATTTCGTCTCCAAACTATCTTCCCTCCTTTACTGAAGGGTGGGCAACGTACGTGGAAAATCCGCTAATGGTGGAAGAAACCGATGTTTATGCTAATTTACAGGATAAAAATGTCTTGCTTCAGAAGTATGGCATGTTAAAATACCAG ATTCTGGCTGCTTTGCGTTCTGTCTTGGACACAAGTGTTAACTACTTCAAAATGACGCGAGAAAGAGCCAAGCAACTCTATGACGAGTATGCATGGGATAGAGGCGACCTGGCCTCTAAAGACATCACGCGTTACCAAAGCGCTCCAGCAACAGTAACCAGCTACATGATTGGACGAGAGACCTTTGTACAATTAAAGAAACAAGCGGAAAGAGAGCTTGGGTCGGATTTCTCCATCAAAGAATTTCACTATCAACTCCTTCGGCAAGGCGAAATTCCCCTTACATATATGAAGATGCACATTGCACGATTTATCGAGTGCAAGAAGGATTCTTCAAAGCCTGGTTGCAAGGAGATATTGTCATCACATTAA